The following coding sequences are from one Capsicum annuum cultivar UCD-10X-F1 chromosome 3, UCD10Xv1.1, whole genome shotgun sequence window:
- the LOC107865284 gene encoding uncharacterized protein LOC107865284 gives MHRNSTPYHPKENGVVEAANKNLKRILRKMVQGSRQWHKKLPFALLGYRTTVRTSIGATLYMLVYGTEAIIPAEIESSSLRVVVEAEIGDDQWVKAYLEQLCLIVEKILTSVCHGQLYQKRITRAYNKKVSHRYFEVGQLVLRHILPHQIEAKGKFSPN, from the coding sequence atgcatcgaaATTCAACTCCTTATCATCCAAAGGAGAATGGAGTTGTAGAAGCTGCTAATAAGAACTTAAAGAGAATACTTCGCAAGATGGTGCAGGGTTCCCGACAATGGCATAAAAAGTTACCTTTTGCTTTGTTAGGTTATCGTACTACAGTTCGGACTTCAATTGGTGCAACTCTTTACATGTTAGTATATGGAACTGAAGCAATTATACCTGCAGAGATTGAGAGTTCATCTCTTCGAGTAGTTGTGGAAGCTGAAATTGGTGATGACCAATGGGTCAAGGCTTATTTGGAGCAATTATGCTTGATTGTTGAGAAAATATTAACATCGGTATGTCATGGACAACTGTATCAGAAGAGAATAAcacgagcatataacaaaaaggtgtCTCACAgatattttgaagttggtcagttagtaCTAAGACACATCCTACCCCATCAGATTGAAGCCAAaggcaaattttctcctaattga